Proteins encoded by one window of Enterococcus faecalis:
- a CDS encoding DNA translocase FtsK, whose amino-acid sequence MAQKRATNKKKSTTKKKTKKQQQQQERLNYMFLGLIFILFGVFGLFRLGFLGTLLANCLRLVVGNTFPFAAILLILYGLLVMIYGKDFPLKRGRPIFGAVLIYISVLLFFHAFMFRNVSGSQPDILGNTWEFLQSDLKANQVTQNVGGGMIGALLYQGTYFLVAQFGSYLIATLLLLAGIFLMSMWDFQQIVDHFQSIQDRLSHVSAKSQARQEEKEAKRAAKKEAKAAERQAKIEAAAQQKLQKRERMEQAAAERLTKTPVETHQPMMEEPAAPTPVQIDSFQQQNQAMPVPPIAATKPQREQEEEAADEAGVLEFEISEEAEDRDYQLPPTDLLDTIQATDQSGEYEKIEKNIGVLEQTFKSFGVDAKVVKASLGPSVTKFEVQPAVGVKVSKIVNLTDDIALALAAKDVRMEAPIPGKSLIGIEVPNSAISTVSFRDIVEAQPSHPDKLLEVPLGRDISGMVQTADLSKMPHLLIAGSTGSGKSVAINGIITGILMQAKPHEVKLMMIDPKMVELNVYNGIPHLLTPVVTNPRKAAQALQKVVQEMEFRYEKFAATGVRNITGYNQLIQQKNAEDGENRPILPFIVVIVDELADLMMVASNEVEDAIIRLAQMARAAGIHMILATQRPSVDVITGIIKANVPSRMAFAVSSGTDSRTIIDTNGAEKLLGRGDMLFLPMGENKPIRIQGAFISDQEVERVVAFVTDQQEAEYQESMMPTDEPTTSGGGEAPQDELFEEAKNLVVEMQTASISLLQRRFRIGYNRAARLVDELEAHGVIGPSEGSKPRKVFLQAESEEAAPETPEQ is encoded by the coding sequence ATGGCACAAAAAAGAGCAACAAATAAGAAAAAAAGTACGACAAAGAAAAAGACCAAAAAACAACAGCAACAACAAGAACGTTTAAATTATATGTTTCTTGGCCTGATTTTTATTTTATTCGGTGTCTTTGGACTCTTTCGCTTAGGGTTTTTAGGCACGTTATTAGCGAATTGTTTACGCTTAGTTGTAGGTAATACCTTTCCATTTGCAGCGATTTTACTAATCCTGTATGGCTTATTAGTCATGATTTATGGGAAAGATTTTCCGTTAAAAAGAGGGCGCCCTATTTTTGGGGCTGTTCTGATTTATATTAGTGTTTTGTTATTTTTCCATGCCTTTATGTTTCGAAATGTTAGTGGCAGTCAACCAGATATTTTAGGTAACACTTGGGAGTTTTTGCAAAGCGATCTAAAAGCCAACCAAGTGACGCAAAACGTAGGGGGCGGTATGATTGGCGCGCTGCTTTATCAAGGAACGTACTTTTTGGTGGCACAATTTGGCAGCTATTTAATTGCTACATTGCTACTGTTAGCGGGTATTTTCTTGATGAGTATGTGGGATTTTCAGCAAATTGTTGATCATTTCCAAAGTATTCAAGATCGCCTAAGTCATGTTTCGGCAAAATCACAGGCGCGACAAGAAGAAAAAGAGGCGAAGCGAGCAGCGAAGAAAGAAGCCAAAGCTGCAGAACGCCAAGCAAAAATTGAAGCCGCTGCCCAACAAAAATTACAAAAGCGGGAACGCATGGAACAAGCGGCAGCCGAGCGCTTAACAAAAACACCTGTTGAAACCCACCAACCAATGATGGAAGAACCGGCCGCACCAACGCCTGTTCAAATTGATTCGTTTCAACAGCAAAATCAGGCGATGCCTGTACCACCAATTGCAGCAACAAAACCGCAACGAGAGCAGGAAGAAGAGGCGGCAGATGAAGCTGGTGTTCTCGAATTTGAAATTTCTGAAGAAGCGGAAGATCGTGATTATCAACTACCACCAACTGATTTGTTAGATACAATTCAAGCAACGGATCAAAGTGGTGAATATGAAAAAATCGAAAAAAATATTGGCGTCTTAGAACAAACCTTCAAGAGTTTTGGTGTTGATGCTAAAGTAGTCAAAGCTAGTTTAGGACCATCTGTCACAAAATTTGAAGTTCAACCCGCTGTTGGGGTAAAAGTTAGCAAAATTGTTAACTTGACGGATGACATTGCTTTAGCGCTTGCGGCCAAAGATGTTCGTATGGAGGCCCCAATCCCTGGCAAATCACTAATCGGGATTGAAGTTCCTAATAGTGCAATTAGTACAGTATCCTTTAGAGATATTGTTGAGGCACAACCAAGTCATCCAGATAAACTATTAGAAGTACCTTTAGGTCGAGATATTTCAGGGATGGTTCAAACTGCGGATCTATCAAAAATGCCGCATTTATTAATTGCGGGATCGACAGGGAGTGGGAAATCGGTTGCTATCAATGGCATCATCACAGGTATTTTGATGCAAGCGAAACCCCATGAAGTAAAATTAATGATGATTGACCCGAAAATGGTAGAATTGAATGTGTATAACGGGATTCCTCATTTATTAACGCCAGTGGTTACTAATCCGAGAAAAGCGGCCCAAGCCCTGCAAAAAGTAGTTCAAGAAATGGAATTTCGTTATGAAAAATTTGCAGCAACAGGCGTCCGAAATATCACTGGTTACAATCAACTAATTCAACAGAAAAATGCGGAAGATGGCGAAAATCGTCCGATTCTGCCATTTATTGTTGTCATTGTTGATGAGTTAGCTGATTTAATGATGGTGGCAAGTAACGAAGTAGAAGATGCGATTATCCGCTTAGCCCAAATGGCACGGGCAGCGGGCATTCATATGATTTTAGCGACACAACGGCCAAGTGTGGATGTCATTACAGGAATCATCAAAGCAAATGTCCCTTCTCGAATGGCTTTTGCAGTCTCAAGTGGGACAGACTCGCGTACCATTATTGATACTAACGGGGCGGAGAAACTATTAGGTCGAGGCGATATGCTCTTCTTACCAATGGGAGAAAATAAACCAATTCGTATCCAAGGGGCCTTTATCTCTGATCAAGAAGTCGAACGAGTGGTTGCGTTTGTAACGGACCAACAAGAAGCTGAATATCAAGAAAGCATGATGCCAACAGATGAACCGACCACTTCAGGCGGTGGCGAAGCTCCTCAAGATGAGTTGTTTGAAGAAGCGAAAAACTTGGTGGTTGAAATGCAGACAGCTAGTATTTCGTTGCTACAAAGACGTTTTAGAATTGGCTATAATCGTGCGGCTCGCTTAGTAGATGAATTGGAAGCACACGGAGTTATTGGACCATCAGAAGGTAGTAAACCAAGAAAAGTCTTTCTACAAGCGGAATCAGAAGAGGCAGCACCTGAGACGCCAGAACAATAA
- a CDS encoding NAD(P)/FAD-dependent oxidoreductase: MNKKHVVILGAGYAGLKTLRELQKGAKDVEITLVDRNNYHYEATDLHEVAAGTQPAEKITYNIMDVVDEKMTTFIQGTVKTIDAATQTVALEDGQTINYDYLVVSLGFESESFGIPGVQEHALQMVDVKTALNVYEHIQEQMRQYKATQNEEFLKIVVCGAGFTGIELLGSLVENKPKFAEIAGVSADQIQIYCVEAVTRLLPMFNEKLANYGVQLLKDSAIHLLLGKPIKEIKPSAVVYQDNEAGDLAELSAKTIIWTTGVSGSHVVGDSGFEARRGRVMVQPDLTDANHSNVYIIGDCSAVMDTETNRPYPTTAQIALKMGAHAAKNIQAQLKGEATKPFSFKSQGSVCSVGNTRALGIVGKTDIKGYPASFMKKIIMNKALFETGGTKEMMAKGRFDLYH; the protein is encoded by the coding sequence ATGAATAAGAAACATGTTGTTATTTTAGGTGCTGGTTACGCAGGCTTAAAAACATTACGCGAATTACAAAAAGGCGCCAAAGACGTCGAAATTACTTTAGTTGATCGTAACAACTATCACTACGAAGCAACGGACTTGCATGAAGTTGCTGCTGGAACACAACCAGCTGAAAAAATCACATACAATATTATGGATGTTGTCGATGAAAAAATGACCACCTTTATCCAAGGAACAGTTAAAACAATTGATGCTGCAACACAAACAGTTGCTTTAGAAGATGGTCAAACAATCAATTATGATTACTTAGTTGTTTCTCTTGGGTTTGAATCAGAATCATTTGGTATCCCTGGTGTGCAAGAACATGCTCTACAAATGGTAGATGTGAAAACGGCTTTAAACGTGTATGAACATATCCAAGAACAAATGCGTCAATACAAAGCAACTCAAAACGAAGAATTCTTAAAAATTGTTGTCTGTGGAGCAGGCTTTACAGGGATTGAATTATTAGGTTCTCTTGTTGAAAATAAACCAAAATTTGCTGAAATCGCAGGTGTCTCAGCAGATCAAATCCAAATTTATTGTGTCGAAGCAGTTACTCGCCTATTGCCGATGTTTAACGAAAAACTTGCGAACTATGGTGTGCAATTATTAAAAGATTCAGCTATTCATTTATTATTAGGTAAACCGATTAAAGAAATCAAACCAAGCGCAGTTGTTTATCAAGATAACGAAGCAGGCGACTTGGCAGAACTTTCTGCTAAAACAATTATTTGGACAACGGGTGTTAGTGGAAGCCACGTTGTAGGCGATTCTGGCTTTGAAGCTCGTCGTGGTCGTGTCATGGTTCAACCAGATTTAACAGATGCGAACCATAGCAACGTCTATATTATTGGTGACTGCTCAGCAGTTATGGATACAGAAACCAATCGACCTTACCCAACAACAGCACAAATCGCCTTGAAGATGGGCGCTCATGCTGCTAAAAATATTCAAGCACAATTGAAAGGGGAAGCAACTAAACCTTTCAGCTTTAAATCACAAGGTTCTGTTTGTTCTGTCGGAAATACACGTGCTTTAGGAATTGTTGGTAAAACAGACATTAAAGGATACCCAGCTTCATTCATGAAAAAAATTATCATGAACAAAGCGCTCTTTGAAACAGGTGGTACCAAAGAAATGATGGCTAAAGGTCGTTTCGACTTATACCATTAA
- a CDS encoding prenyltransferase, whose translation MNREIFFELVELKAKTASVLPFLLGICFSWYQYGRLHVGYVLIFFIAMFIFNMAVDILDNYNDYHHATEVHDYKEKTNIIGRENLSLPLIRKMIFWMILVSALMGIGLSFIVGWPLLIMGLYCYLIGIFYSSGPKPLSSLPLGEVFSGFTMGFMITLICVYINTFEVFNWSAANLWGIFLVALPNTCYIANLMLANNICDLEEDENNKRYTLVHYLGKASSLKLFVGLNTIAMLAILLAVGLGLTPPTMLLMLLTLPFVRKQTQALLKEQVKSKTFVCAVKILAVGATAQVLFFAIGLWWL comes from the coding sequence TTGAATCGAGAAATATTTTTTGAATTAGTAGAATTAAAAGCAAAAACAGCGAGTGTTTTGCCATTTTTGTTAGGAATTTGTTTTAGTTGGTACCAATATGGGCGGCTCCATGTTGGTTATGTTTTAATTTTTTTCATTGCGATGTTTATTTTTAATATGGCGGTCGATATTTTAGATAATTATAATGATTACCATCATGCTACAGAAGTTCATGATTATAAGGAAAAAACGAATATTATCGGTCGAGAAAATTTATCTTTGCCATTAATACGCAAAATGATTTTTTGGATGATTCTCGTTTCTGCTTTAATGGGGATTGGGTTGTCATTTATTGTTGGCTGGCCGTTATTAATTATGGGTCTTTATTGTTACTTAATTGGTATTTTTTATTCATCAGGACCGAAACCTTTGTCCAGTCTACCATTAGGGGAAGTTTTCTCAGGATTTACAATGGGGTTCATGATTACTCTTATTTGTGTCTACATTAATACGTTTGAAGTTTTCAATTGGTCAGCAGCTAATTTATGGGGGATTTTCTTAGTCGCTTTACCTAATACTTGTTACATTGCTAACTTAATGTTAGCAAATAATATCTGTGACTTAGAGGAAGATGAAAATAACAAGAGATATACATTAGTTCATTACCTTGGCAAAGCAAGTTCTTTGAAATTATTCGTCGGATTAAATACAATAGCAATGTTAGCCATTTTGTTAGCTGTCGGTTTAGGATTAACCCCGCCAACAATGTTACTCATGCTTTTAACTTTACCTTTTGTACGGAAACAAACCCAAGCCTTACTGAAGGAACAAGTGAAGAGTAAAACATTTGTTTGTGCTGTGAAGATCTTAGCTGTGGGAGCAACTGCACAAGTGCTATTTTTTGCCATAGGTTTGTGGTGGCTGTAA
- a CDS encoding polyprenyl synthetase family protein, whose amino-acid sequence MNTFWKSFPDVERSLTETCELIEQTLHTRNEDIEEALVTLARSGGKLLRPAFFFLFAQLGDEEKQEKQQLLKIAASLEILHMATLIHDDIIDDSPLRRGAVTIQSQYGKDVAVYTGDLLFTEFFTLIADAMNGSEFMKINAQGMKRLLLGELDQMSHRFDRRMSIPAYLRSVNGKTAELFSLSCLEGAYFGHSSKEVQRLAKRIGRHIGIAFQVYDDILDYTADTETLKKPALEDLSQGVYTLPLLFAYQAAPDVFSPYLDKGRAITLEEAAEVAALVNDYHGVTEAQAFAKKVTNKAITDIQQLPDGTAKETLLSLTELLLHRSF is encoded by the coding sequence ATGAACACATTTTGGAAGTCGTTTCCTGACGTTGAACGTTCTTTAACGGAAACATGTGAATTAATTGAACAAACGTTGCATACACGCAACGAAGACATTGAAGAAGCCTTAGTAACTTTGGCTCGTTCTGGCGGCAAATTATTACGCCCCGCTTTTTTCTTTCTTTTTGCTCAACTGGGTGATGAAGAAAAACAAGAGAAACAACAACTATTAAAAATAGCTGCATCTTTGGAAATCCTACATATGGCTACGTTGATTCACGATGACATTATTGACGATTCTCCATTGCGCCGAGGCGCTGTGACTATTCAATCACAATATGGTAAAGACGTGGCTGTTTACACAGGTGATTTACTATTCACTGAATTCTTTACTTTGATTGCAGATGCCATGAATGGCTCTGAATTTATGAAAATCAATGCACAAGGAATGAAACGGTTATTACTTGGTGAACTCGATCAAATGAGTCATCGATTTGACCGCCGCATGTCGATTCCTGCTTATTTAAGAAGTGTCAACGGCAAAACAGCCGAACTTTTTTCACTAAGCTGTCTTGAAGGGGCCTATTTCGGTCATAGTTCAAAAGAAGTCCAACGTTTAGCTAAACGAATTGGCCGTCATATTGGCATTGCTTTTCAAGTCTATGACGATATTTTAGATTATACTGCCGACACGGAAACCTTGAAAAAGCCCGCTTTAGAAGACTTGTCACAAGGTGTTTATACGTTACCCCTTCTCTTCGCTTACCAAGCAGCACCTGACGTATTCAGCCCTTATTTGGATAAAGGACGCGCCATTACCTTAGAAGAAGCAGCTGAAGTTGCGGCGCTAGTCAACGACTATCATGGCGTTACAGAAGCACAAGCTTTTGCTAAAAAAGTAACCAACAAAGCAATCACTGATATTCAACAATTGCCTGATGGCACAGCAAAAGAAACCTTACTTTCCTTAACTGAGCTCTTATTACATCGTTCATTTTAA
- the cydC gene encoding thiol reductant ABC exporter subunit CydC has protein sequence MMEKQPTTKDVWKNDQWVRPFLKRYKKTLYFALLLGFLTFFSAGALMFTSGYLISRAASLPENILLIYIPIVLTRAFGIGRPVFRYVERLTSHNWVLKMTSDLRLKLYNVLEKDAIFFKTKYRTGDILGLLSEDINHIQNLYLRTIFPTVIAWILYIFLVIALGFFSWWFALCMLLMLGVVVFLLPLVSVLVNGARQEKHKYAKNELYQTLTDNILGVSDWVFSQRGAEFVARYETDEANVRALDEKMKQFNRGRDFVLQLLFGVIAIAVLAWTSVRFPGNHGGAANWIGAFVLTVFPLIDAFAPLPAAAQETTIYKDSIRRFNELPEGEDDSTEAPVQPNGTSLSIEHLSFAYENQEKKVLNDLSLTIPEKQKLAILGRSGSGKSTLASLIRGDLRPTSGEILLGNIPTEAFGETMTEYIGVMHQAPYLFRTTILNNIRIGREEASEAEVWAVLEKVGLKEMVAQLPEGLQTMVDEAGLRFSGGERHRLALARILLQDTPIVLLDEPTTGLDPITEQQLLETFFEALKDKTVIWITHHLQGVTLMDQVIFIEDGQLEMSGTPEELLATNAHYQKLYRIDRGISSFEE, from the coding sequence ATGATGGAAAAACAGCCGACAACGAAAGACGTTTGGAAAAACGATCAATGGGTTCGTCCTTTTTTAAAACGCTATAAAAAAACCTTGTATTTTGCCTTACTTTTAGGCTTCTTGACGTTCTTTAGCGCAGGGGCATTAATGTTTACGTCTGGTTACTTAATCAGTCGTGCGGCTTCCTTACCAGAGAATATTTTATTAATTTATATTCCCATTGTTTTAACAAGAGCATTTGGGATTGGCCGTCCTGTTTTTCGTTATGTGGAGCGTCTAACGAGTCATAACTGGGTGTTAAAAATGACCTCTGATCTGCGCTTGAAACTTTATAATGTGCTAGAAAAAGATGCGATTTTCTTTAAGACAAAATATCGCACTGGGGATATCTTAGGTTTGCTTTCGGAGGATATTAATCATATCCAAAACTTGTATTTACGAACGATTTTCCCAACTGTTATTGCTTGGATTTTGTATATCTTTTTAGTGATTGCGTTAGGTTTCTTTTCTTGGTGGTTTGCTTTATGCATGTTACTGATGTTAGGAGTGGTTGTTTTTCTATTACCACTTGTTTCAGTTCTAGTGAATGGTGCGCGTCAAGAAAAACATAAATATGCCAAAAATGAGTTATATCAAACACTAACCGACAATATTCTAGGTGTGTCTGATTGGGTGTTTAGCCAACGAGGTGCTGAATTCGTTGCTCGTTATGAAACAGATGAAGCAAACGTTCGTGCATTAGATGAAAAAATGAAGCAATTTAACCGTGGCCGAGACTTTGTTTTACAACTTCTGTTCGGTGTGATTGCGATTGCTGTCTTAGCTTGGACTAGTGTGCGGTTTCCAGGTAATCATGGGGGCGCAGCCAATTGGATTGGTGCCTTTGTTTTAACCGTGTTTCCGTTAATTGATGCTTTTGCTCCGCTTCCTGCTGCAGCACAGGAAACAACGATTTATAAGGATTCCATTCGTCGTTTTAATGAGCTTCCTGAAGGGGAAGATGACTCAACAGAAGCGCCTGTTCAGCCAAATGGCACCAGTTTATCGATAGAACATTTGTCTTTTGCATATGAAAATCAAGAGAAAAAGGTATTAAATGACTTATCGTTAACAATTCCTGAAAAACAAAAATTAGCGATTTTAGGGCGCAGTGGTTCCGGAAAGAGTACGTTGGCTTCGCTCATTCGTGGTGATTTACGACCTACTTCGGGAGAAATCCTTTTAGGAAACATCCCAACTGAGGCATTTGGTGAGACGATGACTGAATATATTGGGGTTATGCACCAAGCGCCGTACCTATTTCGAACAACCATTTTAAATAATATTCGGATTGGTAGAGAAGAAGCGAGCGAAGCAGAAGTTTGGGCGGTTTTAGAAAAAGTTGGCTTAAAAGAAATGGTTGCCCAATTACCAGAAGGTTTACAAACAATGGTGGATGAAGCAGGTTTGCGTTTCTCTGGTGGCGAACGACATCGCTTGGCGCTAGCACGGATTCTTTTGCAAGATACACCAATTGTGTTATTAGACGAACCAACTACTGGTTTAGATCCAATTACAGAACAGCAATTGCTGGAAACCTTTTTTGAGGCATTAAAAGATAAAACCGTCATCTGGATTACCCACCATTTGCAAGGCGTAACTTTGATGGATCAAGTGATCTTTATTGAAGATGGCCAATTAGAGATGAGTGGTACACCAGAAGAATTACTTGCAACCAATGCGCATTATCAAAAACTTTACCGAATTGATCGTGGCATTAGTTCTTTCGAGGAATAA
- the cydD gene encoding thiol reductant ABC exporter subunit CydD: MIDKDILQMPKIKKILVLLAGFSFLQAVFIIGQAFFLSKAIVGLWSGGHLNQQLQSILLFFIFYLGRHVITYFRERMLDTFSYERSKELREQLLTKIFRLGPNVVQKNGTGNMVTMALEGISQTENYLQLILTKMMNMMIIPWIILAFVFTQDIRSGVTLLIVFPIIIIFMIVLGYAAQSKADKQYAAFQMLSNHFIDSLRGIDTLKLFGLSKKYAGSIYHTSERFRKATMSTLKIAILSTFALDFFTTLSVAVVAVFLGLSLLNGTILLFPALVTLILAPEFFLPIRDFSSDYHATLDGKNSFQAIQAVLALPEAEQTDVLTLDDWHQESQLSVTALNFSYEDATQEAIQSLQFSVDGRKKIGIIGASGSGKSTLINLLSGFLLPTEETSQLAINGQTIPHFLQKDWQKQILYIPQAPYIFQDTLANNIRFYTPEATDEAIQQAIQLVGLDELVKDLPEGIHTLIGESGRMLSGGQAQRVALARAFVDQKRHVLLFDEPTAHLDIETEVEMKERMLPLMNNHLVFFATHRLHWMEEMDYILVMEKGQLVEQGTLAELIEKDGYYVQLMKQMRGGRQ; the protein is encoded by the coding sequence ATGATTGATAAAGACATCTTACAGATGCCTAAAATCAAAAAAATTCTTGTCTTGCTTGCAGGTTTTTCTTTCCTGCAAGCAGTCTTTATAATTGGGCAAGCTTTTTTTCTTTCAAAAGCCATTGTCGGCCTTTGGAGTGGCGGGCATCTTAACCAACAACTACAGAGTATTTTACTCTTTTTTATTTTTTATCTTGGTCGACATGTTATTACGTATTTTCGTGAGAGAATGCTCGATACATTTAGTTATGAACGCTCGAAAGAATTACGCGAACAATTATTAACTAAAATTTTCCGTTTGGGGCCAAATGTTGTTCAAAAAAATGGGACTGGAAATATGGTTACCATGGCTTTAGAAGGCATCAGTCAAACCGAAAATTATTTACAATTGATTTTGACAAAAATGATGAATATGATGATTATTCCTTGGATTATTTTGGCCTTTGTTTTTACACAAGATATTCGTTCAGGCGTAACATTGCTGATTGTTTTTCCGATTATTATTATTTTTATGATTGTGTTAGGTTATGCAGCACAAAGTAAAGCGGACAAGCAATATGCGGCGTTTCAAATGCTTTCCAATCATTTTATTGATTCCTTGCGAGGGATTGACACACTGAAACTGTTTGGGTTGAGTAAAAAATATGCTGGGAGTATTTACCATACAAGTGAACGATTCAGAAAAGCGACCATGAGTACGTTGAAAATTGCTATTTTATCAACTTTTGCGTTAGACTTTTTTACGACATTATCGGTAGCTGTTGTGGCAGTTTTCCTTGGATTAAGTTTATTAAACGGCACGATTTTATTATTTCCTGCCTTGGTTACTTTAATTTTAGCACCCGAGTTCTTTTTACCGATTCGTGATTTTTCAAGTGATTATCACGCAACCTTAGATGGAAAAAACTCTTTTCAAGCGATCCAAGCGGTATTAGCATTGCCAGAAGCAGAACAGACCGATGTGCTCACGTTAGATGATTGGCATCAAGAAAGTCAGTTGTCAGTCACCGCGTTAAATTTTTCCTATGAAGATGCAACGCAAGAAGCAATTCAATCGTTGCAATTCTCTGTTGATGGTCGCAAAAAGATTGGAATTATCGGGGCGAGTGGTTCTGGTAAGTCAACGTTAATTAATTTATTAAGTGGCTTTTTATTACCAACAGAAGAAACGAGTCAATTGGCGATAAATGGTCAAACGATTCCACATTTTTTACAAAAAGACTGGCAAAAGCAAATCCTTTATATTCCGCAAGCGCCATATATTTTCCAAGATACTTTGGCAAACAATATTCGCTTTTATACACCTGAAGCAACAGATGAGGCGATTCAGCAAGCGATTCAGTTAGTTGGCTTAGACGAGCTGGTTAAAGATCTTCCCGAAGGAATTCATACCTTGATTGGGGAAAGCGGTCGAATGTTAAGTGGGGGACAAGCGCAACGAGTAGCGTTGGCCCGCGCCTTTGTTGATCAAAAACGCCACGTCTTGCTGTTTGATGAGCCGACAGCGCATTTGGATATTGAAACAGAAGTTGAAATGAAAGAGCGCATGTTGCCATTAATGAACAATCATCTTGTCTTCTTTGCGACACATCGTCTGCATTGGATGGAAGAAATGGATTACATTTTAGTGATGGAAAAAGGTCAATTAGTGGAACAAGGAACGCTAGCAGAGTTGATTGAAAAAGATGGCTACTATGTTCAATTAATGAAGCAAATGAGAGGAGGACGCCAATGA
- the cydB gene encoding cytochrome d ubiquinol oxidase subunit II, giving the protein MSTLQLLWFVLIGVLFSGFFFLEGFDFGVGMAVQTLAHNDDEKDQVVATIGPVWDGNEVWLLTAGGAMFASFPYWYASLFSGYYLILFTILFGLIIRGVSFEFRHNMPEGKRRRMWNWTLSIGSFLVPFFFGILFISLVQGMPLDANGNMHAQFTDYFNLFSIVGGVALTLLCYLHGMNYIALKTEGPIRERARNYAEILYGVLYVGLVVFAVLMYFKTDFYEKNFAVTLILTLAIVVLTVIANVGVFKRKEMLAFLASGLTLVVLVALLFSGLFPRVMIGSEGFDLLIKDATSTPYTLKIMTWISLSILPFVLAYTAWSYYIFRKRISQTAVPEGY; this is encoded by the coding sequence ATGAGTACACTACAATTATTATGGTTTGTCCTTATCGGCGTCTTGTTCTCAGGTTTCTTCTTCTTAGAAGGATTTGACTTTGGTGTTGGAATGGCCGTTCAAACGTTGGCACACAATGACGACGAAAAAGATCAAGTCGTTGCAACAATTGGACCTGTTTGGGACGGAAACGAAGTTTGGCTATTAACAGCGGGCGGCGCAATGTTTGCCTCTTTCCCATATTGGTATGCTTCATTATTTAGTGGCTACTATTTAATTCTATTTACGATTTTATTTGGCTTAATTATTCGCGGAGTTTCCTTTGAATTCCGCCACAACATGCCGGAAGGTAAACGTCGTCGGATGTGGAACTGGACGCTATCAATTGGTAGTTTCCTTGTACCGTTCTTCTTTGGTATTTTGTTTATCAGCTTAGTCCAAGGGATGCCTTTAGATGCAAACGGCAATATGCATGCGCAATTTACGGATTATTTTAATCTGTTTTCAATTGTTGGTGGAGTAGCCTTAACATTACTTTGCTACTTACACGGCATGAACTATATTGCTTTAAAAACAGAAGGCCCAATTCGCGAACGTGCTCGAAATTATGCAGAAATCTTATACGGCGTTTTATATGTCGGTTTAGTTGTTTTTGCAGTGTTGATGTACTTCAAAACGGACTTTTATGAAAAGAACTTTGCGGTCACTTTAATTTTAACGTTAGCAATTGTGGTCTTAACGGTCATTGCTAATGTTGGGGTGTTTAAACGCAAAGAGATGTTAGCTTTTCTAGCGAGTGGTTTAACATTAGTTGTACTAGTTGCTCTCTTGTTCAGTGGCTTGTTCCCACGTGTTATGATTGGTAGTGAAGGTTTTGATTTGTTGATTAAAGATGCAACAAGCACACCATATACACTAAAAATTATGACGTGGATTTCTTTAAGTATTTTACCATTCGTGTTAGCTTATACTGCTTGGTCCTATTATATTTTCAGAAAACGTATTTCACAGACAGCCGTACCAGAGGGGTATTAA